Proteins from a genomic interval of Tiliqua scincoides isolate rTilSci1 chromosome 11, rTilSci1.hap2, whole genome shotgun sequence:
- the VAMP5 gene encoding vesicle-associated membrane protein 5 → MADNNLKRCQDEADEVQVIMLDNFNKVMDREGKLSELDERAEELRNQSSAFCKTTKTVARQEQWRNMKWKIILGVVIVAVLLILLGILIYFLIPGPGDQEAASKTSAGGN, encoded by the exons ATG GCGGACAACAATTTGAAGCGGTGCCAGGATGAAGCGGACGAGGTGCAGGTGATCATGCTGGACAACTTCAACAAGGTGATGGACCGTGAGGGAAAGCTGAGCGAACTGGACGAAAGGGCAGAGGAACTTCGCAACCAG AGCTCTGCCTTCTGCAAGACGACAAAGACTGTGGCCCggcaggagcagtggaggaaCATGAAGTGGAAGATCATTCTGGGGGTTGTGATTGTTGCCGTCCTTCTCATCCTCCTGGGAATACTTATCTACTTTCTCATCCCTGGACCTGGGGACCAGGAGGCCGCATCAAAGACCAGCGCTGGTGGGAATTGA
- the RNF181 gene encoding E3 ubiquitin-protein ligase RNF181 isoform X2, producing the protein MTSYFEEHDCEPGSGPREELHRQALLELARSLFNGLEINLGSLDSEDWDQRLPPPAAQQAVERLPAVQVTPLQADKGLKCPVCLLEFDEEEVVRKMPCQHLFHAGCILPWLGKTNSCPLCRHELPTDDESYEEYKKDKVRRQQQVHRLEYLHGAMYT; encoded by the exons ATGACCTCCTACTTCGAGGAGCACGACTGCGAGCCGGGCTCCGGGCCGCGCGAGGAGCTGCACCGTCAGGCGCTGCTGGAGCTGGCCAG GTCGCTCTTCAATGGCTTGGAGATCAACCTAGGTTCCCTGGACAGTGAGGACTGGGACCAGAGACTTCCCCCGCCAGCTGCCCAGCAGGCTGTGGAGCGCCTCCCTGCCGTGCAGGTGACCCCACTTCAAGCAG ATAAAGGCCTGAAGTGCCCCGTCTGCCTGCTCGAGTTTGACGAGGAGGAAGTGGTCCGGAAGATGCCCTGCCAGCATCTCTTCCATGCAGGCTGCATCCTTCCCTGGCTTGGAAAG ACCAACTCCTGCCCCCTCTGCCGCCACGAGCTGCCCACTGACGATGAGAGCTATGAGGAGTACAAGAAGGACAAG GTGCGGAGACAGCAGCAGGTACACCGACTGGAGTATCTTCATGGTGCAATGTACACCTGA
- the RNF181 gene encoding E3 ubiquitin-protein ligase RNF181 isoform X1, translating into MTSYFEEHDCEPGSGPREELHRQALLELARSLFNGLEINLGSLDSEDWDQRLPPPAAQQAVERLPAVQVTPLQAGKESDKGLKCPVCLLEFDEEEVVRKMPCQHLFHAGCILPWLGKTNSCPLCRHELPTDDESYEEYKKDKVRRQQQVHRLEYLHGAMYT; encoded by the exons ATGACCTCCTACTTCGAGGAGCACGACTGCGAGCCGGGCTCCGGGCCGCGCGAGGAGCTGCACCGTCAGGCGCTGCTGGAGCTGGCCAG GTCGCTCTTCAATGGCTTGGAGATCAACCTAGGTTCCCTGGACAGTGAGGACTGGGACCAGAGACTTCCCCCGCCAGCTGCCCAGCAGGCTGTGGAGCGCCTCCCTGCCGTGCAGGTGACCCCACTTCAAGCAGGTAAAGAGTCTG ATAAAGGCCTGAAGTGCCCCGTCTGCCTGCTCGAGTTTGACGAGGAGGAAGTGGTCCGGAAGATGCCCTGCCAGCATCTCTTCCATGCAGGCTGCATCCTTCCCTGGCTTGGAAAG ACCAACTCCTGCCCCCTCTGCCGCCACGAGCTGCCCACTGACGATGAGAGCTATGAGGAGTACAAGAAGGACAAG GTGCGGAGACAGCAGCAGGTACACCGACTGGAGTATCTTCATGGTGCAATGTACACCTGA